The following is a genomic window from Verrucomicrobiia bacterium.
TTTCAATGCCGCCCTCAACCAGGCCAAAAAGGAAAACAAATTGCTCTTCATCAACTTCACCGGCAGCGATTGGTGCGGTTGGTGCAAAAAACTGGACGCTGAGGTCTTCTCCACACCTGAATTCAAGGAATTCGCCGCCAACAACATGGTCCTCCTGTTCGTGGATTTTCCGGCCAAAAAACAACTGCCCGAGGCCCAAAAGAAGGCCAACGACGACCTGAAGAAGAAATACGGCGTGCGCGGCTTCCCCACCATCGTGGTGTTGAATGGGCAAGGCGAAAAGGTGTTTGAAAAGGTGGGCTATATGGCCGGCGTGGACAAATGGCTCGCCGCCCTCAAGGAAGCCAAGGGCAAGTAATAAACAGCTTTTTTATCCCCCTCCAACCGTCCGGGCAACCGGACGGTTTATTTTTTGGGGTATTGCCGCCTTCTCTCTTTCCGTAATACGCTCGCGTTATAAACGCTTGTGGTTATTTCGCTACCACCCCAGCGCCATGGCCCCCTGCTCCGCCAGCCACAACGGCACCTCCGGCATCAACCCCAGCCATAACATGCCTGCCAGGCACACCACCAATCCCACCCGGCTGGGCAGGCTTACGGCCACCGGCGACATGTCCGCCGCATCCTCTCCCCAGTACATGGCCTTGATCACCCCAAAGTAATACCACAAGGAAATCACCACCCCCACCACCGCCACCCCTGCCAGCCAGTAATAGGCGCTGGACTGTGCCCCGGCTTGCAGCACCGCCTTTATCAGTAAAAACTTGCCAAAAAATCCCGCCAGCGGCGGCACCCCCGCCAGGGAGACCATGGCCAGGGTCATCGTCGCCGCTAAAAATGGAGATCGCCGTCCCAGCCCGCTCAAC
Proteins encoded in this region:
- a CDS encoding thioredoxin family protein, with product FNAALNQAKKENKLLFINFTGSDWCGWCKKLDAEVFSTPEFKEFAANNMVLLFVDFPAKKQLPEAQKKANDDLKKKYGVRGFPTIVVLNGQGEKVFEKVGYMAGVDKWLAALKEAKGK